The following proteins are encoded in a genomic region of Chryseobacterium cucumeris:
- a CDS encoding TonB-dependent receptor, producing the protein MQTSFLKITAATAALCFSTLAMAQQTYSVSGTVKDKKNGELLIGVSVKVSEDPTINVVANEYGFYSLSLPEGNYTLVISYPGYQDFEQKINVDQNIKLDLPLLPSESVEKAIDEVVITGIKKDKNLTSAQMGAETLSIKNIEKLPVLFGEKDVMKTIQLLPGIKSNGEGSSGFSVRGGATDQNLILLDEAPVYNASHLLGFFSTFNSDALKDASIIKGNSPAQYGGRLSSVLDVKMKDGNNKDYNVNGGIGLISSRLSVEGPIQKEKSSFIVSGRRTYADLFLKANKDYKDNKLYFYDLNLKANYQINENNRIYLSGYFGRDVLGLGDTFNTDWGNTTATLRWNSIISSKLFSNTSFIYSNYDYKISLKNDDTVFDLNSKIRDWNLKQDFTWFAGNKHSVRFGLQSIYHTLTPSSASGTTVSSFARNPRYSWENAVYINDDYKATEKLTINYGARLSMFSVLGGDTFNTYENGVLTDSKFLEKGKFGKTYVNIEPRISANYRINEVSSVKAGYSRNTQNLHLLSNSNSGNPTDQWIGSSYTVKPEIADQISLGYSRNFNNNNYELNAEVYYKDMKNQIDFKNGAQIGFDTGADVESELLFGKGRAYGLELIAKKKSGKLTGWISYTLSKTERKINGINNNEWYNARMDKTHDLSVVATYQLNPKWSFSGLFVYSTGNAVTFPTGKYELNGQTVFQYSNRNADRMPAYHRMDLSATYEPSSNKRFRGSWTFGIYNLYGRENAYTINFEDNPDRPGTTRAMQTSLFRWVPNITYNFKF; encoded by the coding sequence ATGCAAACATCCTTTCTAAAAATTACCGCTGCCACCGCTGCGCTCTGCTTCAGTACACTGGCAATGGCCCAACAAACGTATTCCGTAAGTGGAACCGTGAAAGACAAAAAAAACGGGGAATTGCTCATCGGAGTCTCTGTAAAAGTAAGCGAAGATCCCACCATCAATGTTGTTGCCAACGAATATGGATTTTATTCCCTTTCATTACCCGAAGGAAATTATACCCTGGTTATTTCCTACCCGGGATATCAGGATTTTGAGCAGAAGATCAATGTAGATCAGAATATAAAACTCGATCTTCCGCTGCTTCCATCAGAATCTGTAGAAAAAGCCATTGATGAGGTGGTGATAACGGGTATCAAAAAGGATAAAAACCTGACCTCAGCTCAAATGGGAGCAGAAACGTTAAGTATTAAAAATATAGAGAAACTTCCTGTACTTTTTGGTGAAAAAGATGTCATGAAAACCATACAGCTTTTACCCGGGATCAAAAGTAACGGTGAAGGAAGCAGCGGGTTCAGTGTAAGAGGAGGTGCTACCGACCAAAACCTGATCCTGCTGGATGAAGCTCCTGTTTATAATGCCTCTCACCTTCTTGGTTTTTTCAGTACATTCAACAGTGACGCCCTGAAAGATGCCAGCATTATCAAAGGAAACAGCCCCGCACAATACGGAGGACGTCTTTCTTCTGTATTGGATGTTAAAATGAAGGACGGAAACAACAAAGATTATAACGTTAACGGAGGAATCGGACTTATCAGCAGCAGGCTGAGTGTGGAAGGGCCTATTCAAAAGGAAAAATCATCATTCATTGTTTCGGGAAGAAGAACGTATGCGGATCTTTTTCTTAAAGCCAATAAAGATTATAAAGACAACAAATTATATTTTTACGATCTGAATCTGAAAGCCAATTATCAGATCAACGAAAATAACCGTATTTACCTGTCCGGGTATTTTGGAAGAGATGTTCTGGGATTGGGAGATACTTTCAATACAGACTGGGGAAATACGACGGCCACTTTGAGATGGAACAGCATCATCAGCAGTAAGCTATTCTCCAATACTTCATTTATTTACAGTAATTATGACTATAAGATCAGTCTGAAAAATGATGATACGGTATTTGATTTAAATTCAAAAATCCGTGACTGGAATCTTAAGCAGGATTTTACCTGGTTTGCCGGAAATAAGCATTCTGTACGTTTCGGTCTGCAGTCTATTTATCATACCCTTACTCCGAGCAGTGCTTCCGGTACCACCGTGAGCAGTTTTGCCAGAAATCCGAGATACTCGTGGGAAAATGCCGTTTACATTAATGATGATTATAAAGCAACGGAAAAACTGACCATCAATTATGGAGCAAGGCTTTCCATGTTCAGTGTACTGGGAGGTGACACATTCAATACTTATGAGAATGGCGTACTAACCGACAGTAAATTTTTAGAGAAAGGAAAATTCGGGAAGACCTATGTGAATATTGAACCGCGTATCAGCGCCAACTACCGCATCAACGAAGTGAGCAGTGTAAAAGCAGGTTATTCCAGGAACACTCAGAATCTTCACCTCTTAAGCAACAGCAACAGTGGAAATCCTACCGATCAGTGGATAGGAAGCAGCTATACGGTAAAACCGGAAATTGCAGATCAGATCAGTTTAGGATACAGCAGAAACTTCAACAACAATAATTACGAATTGAACGCTGAGGTCTATTATAAAGACATGAAAAACCAGATCGATTTCAAAAATGGTGCTCAGATTGGTTTTGACACAGGAGCTGATGTAGAAAGCGAGTTGCTGTTCGGAAAAGGAAGAGCCTACGGTCTGGAACTTATCGCCAAAAAGAAGAGCGGAAAACTGACAGGATGGATCTCCTATACCCTTTCTAAAACAGAAAGAAAGATCAACGGAATCAATAATAATGAATGGTATAACGCCAGAATGGATAAAACCCACGATTTATCCGTCGTTGCAACGTATCAGCTTAATCCGAAATGGAGTTTTTCAGGATTATTTGTATACAGTACCGGAAATGCAGTTACCTTCCCTACCGGAAAATATGAGCTGAACGGACAAACAGTCTTCCAGTACAGCAACAGAAATGCTGACAGAATGCCTGCATACCACAGAATGGATCTGAGCGCTACTTACGAACCAAGTTCCAATAAGCGGTTCCGCGGTTCATGGACCTTTGGTATTTACAACCTGTACGGCAGAGAAAATGCTTATACCATCAATTTTGAAGACAATCCTGACCGCCCGGGAACAACACGTGCCATGCAGACCTCTTTATTCCGATGGGTCCCTAATATCACTTATAATTTCAAATTCTAA